A single genomic interval of Gammaproteobacteria bacterium harbors:
- a CDS encoding TonB-dependent receptor, protein MSRIKFRRKALYLNIAATMLFTNGVSAQNDLTQLGIEEVVVTAQKREENVQAVPISISTLSATDIERRGLQNTQDLIGTIPNMGGFQPPGAKGNLAISLRGVSSGSPSNLSIDTAIAVYIDGFLLGKQIASALDVAELERVEVLRGPQGTLYGRNSTGGAVNFITRKPTGEFGGKVTGTLGSDSLWGVRASVDTPTLGTEGEGAGTLKASFGAQTRKRDGLYDEAAFNDQDYDDLDRQAYRAVLRWEPSDAVTFDYAYDKSELDENNTIVSAVGLHPLAINPATGAETSRLTALDGYIAAGNAALNFGAGPLAAAASDPTFGRWLDSVKLMREQFGNLNDPGDRPNRGTADAHSGTTADAEGHSLTVAWNFDDLGPFGAVEFKSMTGWRDVDSRNVGDLDGFDNTIAPGGAGALNDTALGAMYSFYSAQARFPESFLSLPRQSMSKLWGLVDQYGGGFFVQDASFGYEQFSQELQMVGSTDRLEYAIGFYYFEDDGSFDNYRLAVMPFGQPASTAYDNETEANAFYAQATWTPPILDDKLALTLGYRHTEETKGITYRYRDDGSSSGNGLIIPTASCTGVNQGYLCINQSYTGEVKYNSLVNGQDVYGSQFDQDFSNDSGSATLAYQITDDTNVFVRWSTGYRSGGYNGEIYNDPFEEETIEQWELGVKSDVLPGTLRLNASIFSFTYDDMQVSQIAAGPGGAATSFIGNAGKAERWGSELELQWSPLDNLLVAASWAHMDGDFEEFPAHCGTGAYANVCLETKDDALRAQSADDQLSLVTDWVFASTDWADFMAHVEVFWQDETAASALWTDTYAVRDASGATVGAYPVVYEPIMMEDRALVNARVGIENVELSNGTLRASIWGRNLTDEEYRTFGIHFPAIGPETAQYGEPLTYGVDVTYEF, encoded by the coding sequence ATGAGCCGTATCAAATTCCGCCGCAAGGCCCTTTATCTGAATATCGCCGCAACCATGCTGTTCACCAACGGCGTCAGCGCGCAGAACGATTTGACCCAGCTCGGCATCGAGGAGGTCGTGGTCACCGCGCAGAAGCGCGAGGAAAACGTGCAGGCGGTACCGATCTCGATCTCGACCCTGAGCGCGACGGACATCGAGCGCCGCGGCCTGCAGAACACGCAGGACCTGATCGGCACCATCCCGAACATGGGCGGCTTCCAGCCCCCGGGCGCGAAGGGCAACCTGGCCATTTCGCTGCGCGGCGTGAGCAGCGGCAGCCCCAGCAATCTGTCGATCGATACCGCCATCGCCGTCTATATCGACGGTTTCCTGCTCGGCAAGCAGATCGCCTCCGCGCTGGACGTGGCCGAACTCGAGCGCGTGGAAGTGCTGCGCGGCCCGCAGGGTACCCTGTACGGGCGCAACTCCACGGGCGGCGCGGTCAACTTCATCACCCGCAAGCCCACCGGCGAATTCGGCGGCAAGGTCACTGGCACCCTGGGCAGCGACAGCCTGTGGGGCGTGAGGGCCTCCGTGGACACCCCGACCCTGGGCACCGAGGGCGAAGGCGCGGGCACGCTGAAGGCCTCCTTCGGGGCGCAGACGCGCAAGCGCGACGGCCTCTACGACGAGGCTGCTTTCAACGACCAGGACTACGACGATCTCGACCGCCAGGCCTACCGCGCGGTACTGCGCTGGGAGCCGAGCGACGCGGTGACCTTCGACTACGCCTACGACAAGAGCGAACTGGACGAGAACAACACGATCGTCTCGGCCGTCGGCCTGCACCCGCTCGCGATCAATCCCGCGACCGGCGCCGAGACCAGTCGCCTGACGGCGCTGGACGGGTATATCGCAGCCGGTAACGCCGCCCTCAACTTCGGCGCCGGACCGCTGGCAGCCGCCGCATCTGATCCGACCTTCGGCCGCTGGCTCGACTCGGTGAAGCTGATGCGCGAGCAGTTTGGGAATCTCAACGATCCGGGCGACCGCCCCAACCGTGGCACGGCCGACGCCCATAGCGGCACCACGGCCGACGCGGAAGGCCACAGCCTGACCGTTGCTTGGAACTTCGACGACCTCGGCCCATTCGGCGCCGTGGAGTTCAAGTCGATGACCGGCTGGCGCGACGTCGACTCGCGCAACGTCGGCGACCTCGACGGCTTCGACAACACCATCGCCCCGGGTGGGGCCGGCGCGCTGAACGACACCGCGCTGGGAGCGATGTACTCGTTCTACTCAGCCCAAGCGCGATTCCCCGAGTCCTTCCTTTCGCTGCCGCGCCAATCCATGTCGAAGCTGTGGGGCCTCGTCGACCAATACGGCGGCGGCTTCTTCGTACAGGATGCCAGCTTCGGCTACGAGCAGTTCTCGCAGGAACTGCAGATGGTCGGTTCGACCGACCGATTGGAATACGCCATCGGCTTTTACTATTTCGAGGATGACGGCAGCTTCGACAACTACCGGCTCGCGGTGATGCCCTTCGGCCAGCCAGCGTCGACCGCATATGACAACGAGACCGAGGCGAACGCGTTCTATGCGCAGGCCACCTGGACGCCGCCTATCCTCGACGACAAGCTGGCGCTCACCTTGGGCTACCGTCACACCGAGGAGACCAAGGGCATAACGTATCGCTACCGCGACGACGGCTCGTCGAGCGGCAATGGCCTGATCATCCCGACGGCCTCCTGCACGGGAGTCAACCAGGGCTACCTGTGCATCAACCAGTCCTACACCGGCGAGGTCAAATACAACAGTCTGGTGAACGGCCAGGATGTCTACGGCAGCCAGTTCGACCAGGACTTCAGCAACGACTCCGGTTCGGCAACCCTGGCCTACCAGATCACCGACGACACCAACGTGTTCGTGCGCTGGTCCACGGGCTATCGCAGCGGCGGGTACAACGGCGAGATCTACAACGACCCGTTCGAGGAAGAGACGATCGAACAGTGGGAGCTCGGCGTGAAATCCGACGTCCTGCCCGGCACGCTGCGCCTCAACGCTTCGATCTTCAGCTTCACCTACGACGACATGCAGGTCAGCCAGATCGCGGCCGGCCCGGGCGGCGCAGCGACCTCCTTCATCGGCAACGCGGGCAAGGCGGAGCGCTGGGGTTCGGAGCTGGAGCTGCAGTGGTCGCCGCTCGACAACCTGCTGGTCGCGGCCAGCTGGGCGCACATGGACGGCGATTTCGAGGAATTCCCGGCCCACTGCGGCACCGGCGCCTATGCCAACGTCTGCCTCGAGACCAAGGACGACGCACTCCGCGCCCAATCCGCCGATGACCAGCTCTCGCTGGTCACCGACTGGGTGTTCGCCAGCACCGACTGGGCCGACTTCATGGCCCACGTCGAGGTGTTCTGGCAGGATGAGACCGCAGCCTCCGCGCTTTGGACCGACACCTACGCGGTTCGCGACGCATCGGGCGCCACGGTTGGCGCGTACCCCGTCGTCTACGAACCGATCATGATGGAGGACCGTGCGCTCGTGAATGCACGAGTCGGCATCGAGAACGTGGAGTTGTCGAACGGTACGCTGCGCGCGTCGATCTGGGGCCGCAATCTCACCGACGAGGAATACCGGACCTTCGGCATCCACTTCCCCGCCATCGGCCCGGAAACCGCGCAATACGGCGAACCCCTGACCTACGGCGTGGACGTGACTTACGAGTTCTGA
- a CDS encoding KamA family radical SAM protein gives MGTAILENPGLGNVLASDGPATVRSLPHALELPEELQALQNTPVPASLKPAVEPAALHHRGFDDTEFWRRVPAYREVSRATFLDYKFQNKQSITAIDQLEKALGSLVSREFLEDVRAGIERAPMNLRLSPYTVSRIHWENPYADPIRIQFVPVASAQLPDHPRLSLDSLHEQADSPTPGLTHRYHDKALFLPLDVCPVYCRFCTRSYAIGGDTDTVSKARLKPNTARWHAAIAYLASRPEIEDVVVSGGDAFMLPAAHLETLGKMLLAIPHIRRIRIATKGPAVSPMKILSDHAWTDALLDMARRGRAAAKEVCLHTHFNSPTEISSITREAMDLLFREGLTVRNQSVMIRGVNDSAPVMTELVKRLSYMNVSSYYVYQHDMVSQVEDMRTTVGATCEIERRVRGSTAGFNTPLFVLDCPGGGGKRDIHSHDHYNPVTGISVYRAPSVCADKIYLYFDPVGLLPREGRERWARPAEHAPMMAEAVAAAGLSHLRLAVQ, from the coding sequence ATGGGTACTGCAATATTGGAGAATCCGGGTCTCGGGAACGTGCTGGCGAGCGATGGCCCAGCGACCGTGCGTTCCCTGCCGCATGCACTCGAGTTGCCCGAGGAACTGCAGGCCTTGCAGAACACGCCGGTACCGGCGTCGCTGAAACCGGCGGTCGAACCGGCTGCGCTGCACCATCGCGGTTTCGACGATACCGAGTTCTGGCGTCGCGTACCCGCCTACCGGGAGGTGAGCCGTGCGACTTTCCTCGATTACAAGTTCCAGAACAAGCAGAGCATCACCGCCATCGACCAGCTCGAGAAGGCGCTTGGATCGCTGGTCTCGCGCGAGTTCCTCGAGGATGTGCGTGCCGGCATCGAGCGTGCGCCGATGAACCTGCGCCTCTCGCCGTACACGGTCAGCCGGATCCACTGGGAGAATCCCTATGCCGACCCGATCCGGATCCAGTTCGTGCCGGTCGCCTCCGCGCAGCTGCCGGATCACCCGCGGCTCTCGCTCGATTCGCTGCACGAACAGGCCGACTCGCCGACCCCGGGGCTTACCCACCGCTACCATGACAAGGCACTGTTCCTGCCGCTCGATGTGTGCCCGGTCTATTGCCGTTTCTGCACCCGCAGCTACGCGATCGGTGGTGACACCGATACCGTCAGCAAGGCGCGCCTCAAGCCCAATACCGCGCGCTGGCACGCGGCGATCGCCTACCTGGCCTCGCGTCCGGAAATCGAGGACGTGGTGGTCTCCGGCGGCGATGCCTTCATGCTGCCGGCGGCCCATCTCGAGACGCTCGGCAAGATGCTGCTGGCGATCCCGCACATCCGCCGTATCCGGATTGCGACCAAGGGTCCGGCGGTGTCGCCGATGAAGATCCTGAGCGATCACGCCTGGACCGATGCGCTGCTCGACATGGCGCGCCGCGGCCGTGCCGCTGCCAAGGAAGTCTGTCTGCACACCCACTTCAACAGCCCGACGGAAATCAGCTCGATCACGCGCGAGGCAATGGACCTGCTGTTCCGCGAAGGGCTCACGGTGCGCAACCAGAGCGTGATGATCCGTGGCGTGAACGATTCCGCCCCCGTCATGACCGAGCTGGTGAAGCGCCTGAGCTACATGAACGTCAGCTCGTACTACGTGTACCAGCACGATATGGTGTCGCAGGTCGAGGACATGCGCACCACGGTCGGCGCAACCTGCGAGATCGAGCGCAGGGTGCGCGGCAGCACCGCGGGCTTCAACACGCCGCTGTTCGTGCTCGACTGCCCGGGCGGCGGCGGCAAGCGCGATATCCACAGCCACGATCATTACAACCCGGTGACCGGCATCAGCGTCTACCGGGCGCCCTCGGTATGCGCCGACAAGATCTACCTGTATTTCGATCCGGTCGGGCTGTTGCCGCGGGAAGGGCGCGAGCGCTGGGCGCGTCCCGCCGAGCATGCGCCGATGATGGCCGAAGCGGTCGCCGCCGCGGGTCTGTCCCACCTCCGGCTAGCGGTGCAATAA
- a CDS encoding Lrp/AsnC family transcriptional regulator, whose product MDELDTRLLELLEANSRASITSLAQQLGSARATVQERMQRLERSGTLRGYTIRVAPAYEKQQITAHVMIAADPKKQAMLTRALQKMPRVRALYTISGQYDLLAMVRENSTQELDASIDAIGELDGVERTISSIVLSTKFER is encoded by the coding sequence ATGGATGAACTCGATACCCGCCTGCTCGAATTGCTGGAGGCCAACAGCCGCGCCAGCATCACCAGTCTGGCGCAGCAACTCGGCAGCGCCCGTGCCACGGTGCAGGAGCGCATGCAGCGTCTCGAGCGCAGCGGCACGCTGCGCGGATACACGATTCGCGTGGCGCCGGCCTACGAGAAGCAGCAGATTACCGCGCACGTGATGATCGCGGCCGATCCCAAGAAGCAGGCCATGCTCACCCGCGCCCTGCAAAAGATGCCGCGGGTACGCGCGCTGTATACCATCAGCGGTCAGTACGACCTGCTCGCGATGGTGCGCGAGAACAGTACCCAGGAGCTCGATGCCAGCATCGATGCGATCGGCGAACTCGACGGTGTCGAGCGCACCATCAGCTCGATCGTGCTCAGCACCAAGTTCGAGCGCTGA